Proteins from a genomic interval of Phlebotomus papatasi isolate M1 chromosome 3, Ppap_2.1, whole genome shotgun sequence:
- the LOC129806917 gene encoding uncharacterized protein LOC129806917 — protein sequence MDPYRMRRSSFTPQFSSSNQEPLIVVEESGAGEEDEPPSNRSSPRNSLDIDSPVNPYLLSPWRDPRETRKHSLPTPQCTTGITASQVRRLSERGGEGSGPSPREAAFLATLSQAPAPTPGGRRHSVVTISKVPPAFFGRNRRESIAAFPTGSNRALSGASGPRRESIAGPPSTDHRGSIHNLQLDIMDDIVQARKARMRLWNTSSEKVCEVQTLDEGETTSPMRYTNRRYSDFVGTQLPPIQSHRRASEMPSIVSPALSPAASLGRKIKAGIVCTNTDLVTLLSSLTSSAMEINKCEDTPTTPAVPHAPKKSSTSPEHRRSSMKSSRSNSFDVSVLNNCKQFIASADEKSSILTGWFAKRHQPMATKKATKSTTPSVSFSRDVLERFRDRDTKDTRKAKEPKETGKLKWDGKSSFVDAHMIGSAIEGFLRRGSGSSSSSSKGAIPKESSRTKKPTGSKSPSLWFSKPEEDESKDSCDSSLCSTLKDLFVK from the exons ATCCATACAGAATGCGTCGTTCATCATTCACCCCACAGTTCAGCTCGTCCAACCAGGAGCCCCTGATCGTGGTGGAGGAATCTGGGGCGGGTGAGGAAGATGAACCACCAAGCAATCGGTCATCACCACGCAACAGCCTCGACATCGATTCCCCCGTAAACCCCTACTTGCTGTCCCCATGGCGGGATCCACGGGAAACACGCAAGCACTCCCTGCCCACGCCCCAGTGTACCACAGGCATCACGGCCAGCCAGGTGAGACGACTTTCGGAGCGCGGTGGTGAGGGCTCAGGCCCAAGTCCGCGTGAGGCTGCCTTCCTAGCCACACTGTCACAGGCGCCAGCACCCACTCCAGGCGGCCGTCGACACTCCGTCGTCACCATCTCCAAAGTGCCACCCGCATTCTTCGGTCGCAACCGGCGGGAGTCCATCGCGGCCTTCCCCACCGGAAGCAACAG AGCGCTAAGTGGAGCCAGTGGCCCCAGACGAGAGAGTATCGCAGGTCCCCCATCGACGGACCATCGAGGAAGCATCCACAATCTACAGCTGGATATCATGGACGATATCGTGCAGGCACGAAAGGCGCGCATGAGGCTGTGGAACACAAGCAGTGAGAAGGTTTGCGAAGTACAGACACTGGATGAAGGTGAAACCACCTCCCCAATGCGTTACACTAATCGACGCTATTCGGACTTTGTGGGTACACAGCTGCCACCCATTCAGTCCCACCGACGAGCCTCTGAGATGCCCAGCATCGTATCACCAGCACTATCTCCTGCAGCTTCCTTAGGCAGAAAGATCAAGGCGGGTATTGTGTGCACAAACACCGATCTGGTCACCCTCCTGTCTTCACTGACATCTTCAGCCATGGAGATCAACAAGTGTGAAGATACTCCTACAACGCCCGCTGTGCCACACGCCCCCAAAAAGTCCTCCACATCACCGGAGCACCGACGCTCCTCCATGAAGTCTAGTCGTTCCAACAGTTTCGACGTCTCGGTCCTCAACAACTGCAAGCAATTTATCGCGAGTGCGGATGAGAAGAGTAGCATCCTGACGGGATGGTTTGCGAAGCGTCATCAACCCATGGCCACTAAAAAAGCCACCAAATCCACCACACCCAGTGTCTCCTTCTCCAGGGATGTCCTGGAGCGCTTTCGGGATCGCGATACCAAGGATACGCGCAAAGCGAAAGAGCCAAAGGAAACGGGAAAACTCAAGTGGGACGGTAAGAGTTCCTTTGTGGACGCTCACATGATTGGTAGTGCCATTGAGGGCTTTCTGCGCCGTGGCTCAGGTTCCAGTTCCAGCTCCAGCAAAGGTGCCATTCCCAAGGAATCTTCCCGCACTAAAAAACCCACAGGTTCCAAATCACCATCTCTCTGGTTCAGCAAGCCCGAAGAAGATGAGTCTAAGGACTCATGTGATTCCTCCCTCTGTTCTACGCTCAAGGATCTCTTTGTCAAATAA